One genomic region from Erythrobacter mangrovi encodes:
- a CDS encoding HAD family hydrolase, translating to MSRPLIISDCDEVLLYMVSPFRDWLAETQGVDFHMVGNDFAHALRWQESGEVLAPEDIWKKLRGFFDTEMHRQTPIEGAVEAIARLSEHADVVVLTNLADHHREMRFEQLAGHGIDARVYTNQGPKGPALQNIVAEYAPSRTFFIDDLAQHHRSARETVGTITTLHLCGEPMLAPVIDCAHKSGHADARIDTWDEALPWLMRQLEKETT from the coding sequence ATGAGCCGCCCCTTGATCATCTCCGACTGCGATGAAGTGCTGCTCTACATGGTGTCGCCGTTCCGCGACTGGCTGGCCGAGACTCAAGGCGTCGACTTCCACATGGTCGGCAATGATTTCGCTCATGCCTTGCGCTGGCAGGAAAGCGGCGAGGTGCTGGCGCCGGAGGATATCTGGAAGAAGCTGCGCGGTTTCTTCGATACCGAAATGCACCGCCAGACGCCGATCGAAGGCGCGGTGGAGGCGATCGCGCGGCTGTCCGAGCATGCCGATGTGGTGGTGCTGACCAACCTTGCCGATCACCATCGCGAGATGCGATTCGAACAGCTGGCCGGTCACGGCATCGATGCGCGGGTCTACACCAACCAGGGTCCCAAGGGCCCGGCGTTGCAGAACATCGTCGCCGAATACGCGCCGAGCCGCACCTTCTTCATCGACGACCTCGCCCAGCATCACCGCTCGGCCCGCGAAACCGTCGGGACCATCACCACGCTCCACCTGTGCGGCGAACCCATGCTCGCCCCGGTGATCGATTGCGCGCACAAGTCCGGCCATGCCGACGCGCGGATCGACACCTGGGACGAGGCGCTGCCCTGGCTGATGCGCCAACTCGAAAAGGAAACGACATGA
- a CDS encoding response regulator — protein sequence MAKRILVVEDNDLNRKLFCDVLKANGFEVVPVADGQNVLATAKRFVPHLVIMDIQLPNVSGIDLIAQLKAEATLEAIPVLAVTAYAGKGDEERIRDAGAADYLAKPVSIGPFMAAVRALLPAED from the coding sequence GTGGCAAAGAGAATCCTCGTTGTCGAGGACAACGATCTCAATCGGAAACTGTTCTGCGACGTGCTGAAGGCCAACGGCTTTGAAGTCGTGCCCGTGGCCGACGGCCAGAACGTGCTCGCTACCGCCAAGCGATTCGTACCACATCTTGTTATCATGGACATCCAGCTGCCCAATGTCAGCGGAATCGACCTGATCGCCCAGCTCAAGGCCGAAGCCACGCTCGAAGCCATCCCGGTGCTGGCGGTGACCGCCTATGCCGGCAAGGGGGACGAGGAGCGGATCCGCGATGCGGGGGCGGCAGACTATCTCGCCAAGCCGGTCTCGATCGGCCCCTTCATGGCGGCGGTGCGCGCGCTGCTACCGGCCGAAGACTAG
- a CDS encoding acyl carrier protein, whose product MDRAEVDTAIRSLIEPFNKKGAEVTDTTTFANDLEFDSLTVMDFVAAIEDEFDIIISMNQQAEIENYGQLVDAVTKLQAD is encoded by the coding sequence ATGGACCGCGCCGAAGTCGATACCGCCATCCGTTCGCTGATCGAGCCCTTCAACAAGAAGGGCGCCGAGGTGACCGACACCACCACTTTCGCCAACGACCTCGAATTCGACAGCCTGACCGTGATGGACTTCGTCGCCGCGATCGAAGACGAGTTCGATATCATCATCAGCATGAACCAGCAGGCCGAGATCGAGAATTACGGCCAGCTGGTGGACGCGGTCACG
- a CDS encoding RidA family protein, translating to MSIHDRLRAHGITLPKAAAPVASYVPVVVDGHTAYVSGQLPFVDGKLVTGKLGDSVTLEQGQQAARACGLMILAQLEAAGLLERVSHMVKLGGFVASTPDFTDQPKVANGASDLMVEVFGEAGKHARSAVGVPVLPLDAAVEVDAIVALKA from the coding sequence ATGAGCATCCACGACCGCCTGCGAGCGCACGGCATAACTCTTCCCAAGGCGGCGGCGCCCGTCGCCAGCTACGTGCCGGTCGTCGTCGACGGCCACACCGCCTATGTTTCGGGCCAGTTGCCGTTCGTTGACGGCAAGCTCGTAACGGGCAAGCTCGGGGATTCGGTCACGCTCGAGCAGGGTCAGCAGGCCGCGCGCGCATGCGGGCTGATGATCCTTGCCCAACTCGAGGCGGCCGGCCTGCTCGAGCGCGTCTCGCACATGGTGAAGCTGGGTGGCTTCGTCGCCTCGACGCCCGATTTCACCGACCAGCCCAAGGTCGCCAACGGCGCCTCCGACCTGATGGTCGAAGTGTTCGGCGAAGCGGGCAAGCATGCGCGCAGCGCGGTGGGCGTGCCCGTCCTCCCGCTCGACGCCGCGGTCGAGGTCGATGCGATCGTTGCTCTCAAGGCTTGA
- the dksA gene encoding RNA polymerase-binding protein DksA, translated as MEKLAKARAAVGDNYTPSEDEEYMSERQLDYFRMLLLDWKKSIHDAAGQTLQSLQDGPIREPDLNDRASSETDWGIELRTRDRQRKLIAKIDAALRRIDAGEYGYCEVTGDPIGLKRLIARPVATMTVEAQEAHERREKISRDD; from the coding sequence ATGGAAAAACTGGCCAAAGCCCGCGCGGCGGTTGGCGACAACTATACTCCCAGCGAAGACGAAGAGTATATGAGCGAGCGTCAGCTCGACTACTTCCGCATGCTGCTGCTCGACTGGAAGAAGTCGATCCATGACGCAGCGGGACAAACGCTTCAGTCACTGCAGGATGGTCCAATCCGTGAGCCGGATCTTAACGATCGCGCCTCGTCGGAAACCGATTGGGGGATCGAACTGCGGACGCGCGATCGCCAGCGCAAGCTGATTGCCAAGATCGATGCCGCGCTGCGCCGGATTGACGCCGGTGAGTACGGATACTGCGAGGTTACGGGCGATCCGATCGGTCTCAAGCGCCTGATTGCCCGCCCTGTCGCGACGATGACGGTGGAAGCGCAGGAAGCGCACGAAAGGCGCGAAAAGATCTCTCGCGACGATTAA
- the kynB gene encoding arylformamidase: MSRIWDISQTLGPGLPVWPGDTAFAFDRSWRMEDGSPVNVGRMTMSTHSGTHGDAPLHYAADAADIASVSLAPYLGECLVVDARHARDAVRVDDLPDLGGAARVLLRTFEAFPHQAWDSGFTAIAAETIEWLAAQGVVLIGTDAPSVDPQESKTMDAHKAVLRNDMRILEGLVLDDVPPGRYELIALPLKIAGGDAGLCRAILRELPDA; encoded by the coding sequence ATGAGCCGCATCTGGGACATCTCCCAGACGCTCGGTCCGGGCCTGCCGGTGTGGCCGGGCGATACTGCATTCGCCTTCGACCGAAGCTGGCGGATGGAGGACGGCTCGCCGGTCAATGTCGGGCGGATGACCATGTCGACCCACTCGGGCACGCATGGCGATGCACCGCTGCATTACGCCGCCGACGCGGCCGACATCGCGAGCGTTTCGCTGGCGCCCTACCTCGGCGAGTGCCTGGTGGTCGACGCGCGGCATGCCCGTGACGCGGTGCGGGTGGACGACCTGCCCGACCTCGGCGGCGCGGCACGCGTGTTGCTGCGCACCTTCGAGGCGTTTCCTCATCAGGCGTGGGACAGTGGTTTCACCGCGATCGCGGCGGAGACGATCGAGTGGCTGGCTGCGCAGGGCGTGGTGCTGATCGGGACCGACGCCCCTTCGGTCGATCCGCAGGAATCCAAGACCATGGATGCCCACAAGGCGGTGCTGCGCAACGACATGCGCATCCTCGAAGGGCTGGTGCTCGATGACGTGCCACCGGGCCGGTACGAGTTGATTGCCTTACCGCTCAAGATCGCGGGCGGCGACGCGGGCCTGTGTCGCGCGATCCTGCGCGAGCTGCCCGATGCTTGA
- a CDS encoding tryptophan 2,3-dioxygenase — protein MAQDVTYGSYLDLDRILAAQHPASDAHDEMLFIIVHQASELWLKLCIHELLAARECIVADRLRPAFKMLARVARAQGQLIQSWDVLSTMTPHDYSTIRPHLGKSSGFQSAQYRMMEFLLGGRKPKMVEMHEATPAVAAELRAELTRKSIYAETVALLARRGFAIPQEVLDRPVGEPWAHSPEVEAAWAEIYRDPQEHWDLYELAEKLVDLEYHFQRWRFGHLKTVERIIGFKTGTGGTPGVPYLEGVLKAAFFPELLSVRTAI, from the coding sequence ATGGCGCAAGACGTTACCTATGGATCCTATCTCGACCTCGATCGCATCCTCGCGGCGCAGCATCCCGCATCCGACGCGCATGACGAGATGCTGTTCATCATCGTCCACCAGGCCAGCGAGCTGTGGCTCAAGCTGTGCATCCACGAATTGCTGGCGGCGCGCGAATGCATCGTGGCCGACCGCTTGCGCCCGGCCTTCAAGATGCTCGCCCGTGTGGCGCGCGCGCAGGGGCAACTGATCCAGAGCTGGGACGTGCTCAGCACGATGACACCGCACGATTATTCGACCATCCGCCCGCACCTGGGCAAGTCGAGCGGCTTCCAGAGTGCGCAGTACCGGATGATGGAGTTCCTCCTTGGTGGGCGGAAGCCGAAGATGGTCGAGATGCATGAGGCAACCCCCGCCGTGGCGGCGGAGCTACGCGCCGAACTGACCCGCAAGAGCATCTATGCGGAAACCGTGGCGCTGCTCGCCCGGCGCGGCTTCGCGATCCCGCAGGAGGTGCTCGACCGTCCGGTGGGTGAACCCTGGGCACATTCGCCCGAGGTCGAAGCGGCCTGGGCCGAGATCTATCGCGACCCGCAGGAACACTGGGACCTCTACGAACTGGCGGAAAAGCTGGTCGATCTCGAATATCACTTCCAGCGCTGGCGGTTCGGCCACCTCAAGACCGTCGAACGGATCATCGGCTTCAAGACCGGGACCGGCGGAACCCCCGGCGTGCCCTACCTCGAAGGCGTGCTGAAGGCGGCCTTCTTCCCCGAACTGCTCAGCGTCAGGACCGCGATATGA
- a CDS encoding GNAT family N-acetyltransferase: MSDGGLAARVGGSVGAFDRDEWNALAGPGNPFVSHEFLTALEESGSVGPGTGWQPTPIVISEEGGPIVAAMPAYLKGHGQGEYVFDHSWADAFERAGGQYYPKLQIAAPFTPATGPRLLLSDEAYAAPLLAAAEQLCLQNRFSSAHATFIEPAQQPLFEAAGWLLRSDIQFHWHNRGYATFDDFLATLSSRKRKDLRKERAAAQAEVEIVHLSGAAIRAEHWDAFWHFYQDTGARKWGHPYLTREAFDLFGERMGDRILLVLALQDGEPIAGALNFIGGDALYGRYWGCTRDIRFLHFELCYYQAIDAAIELGLSRVEAGAQGGHKLARGYEPVETVSAHWIADPGFREAVADFLERERAGVAMDRNYLERRTPFRKG; the protein is encoded by the coding sequence ATGAGCGATGGAGGCCTTGCCGCGCGCGTCGGCGGGTCGGTCGGCGCCTTCGACCGCGATGAGTGGAATGCGCTGGCAGGGCCGGGCAATCCTTTCGTCAGCCATGAATTCCTTACCGCACTGGAGGAATCGGGCAGCGTCGGGCCAGGCACCGGCTGGCAGCCAACCCCGATCGTGATCAGCGAGGAGGGCGGCCCGATCGTCGCCGCCATGCCCGCCTATCTCAAGGGCCATGGCCAGGGCGAATACGTCTTCGACCACAGTTGGGCCGATGCCTTCGAGCGGGCGGGCGGGCAATATTATCCCAAGCTCCAGATCGCCGCCCCATTCACCCCGGCGACCGGGCCGCGCCTGCTCCTGTCCGATGAAGCCTATGCCGCCCCGCTGCTGGCGGCGGCCGAGCAGCTGTGCTTGCAGAACCGCTTCTCATCGGCACATGCGACCTTCATCGAGCCGGCCCAGCAACCGCTGTTCGAGGCGGCGGGCTGGCTGCTGCGCTCGGACATCCAGTTCCATTGGCATAATCGCGGCTACGCCACATTCGACGATTTCCTCGCCACGCTGTCCTCGCGCAAGCGCAAGGACCTGCGCAAGGAACGCGCCGCGGCACAGGCCGAGGTCGAGATCGTCCACTTGTCGGGCGCTGCGATCCGCGCGGAACATTGGGACGCCTTCTGGCATTTCTACCAGGACACAGGCGCGCGCAAATGGGGTCACCCCTATCTGACGCGCGAGGCCTTCGACCTGTTCGGCGAGCGCATGGGGGACCGCATCCTGTTGGTGCTGGCACTGCAGGACGGCGAACCGATTGCCGGTGCGCTCAACTTCATCGGCGGGGATGCACTTTACGGCCGCTATTGGGGCTGCACGCGCGACATCCGCTTCCTGCATTTCGAGCTGTGCTATTACCAGGCGATCGATGCGGCGATCGAACTGGGCCTCTCAAGGGTGGAGGCCGGAGCGCAAGGCGGGCACAAGCTCGCCCGCGGCTATGAACCGGTGGAAACGGTATCGGCCCACTGGATCGCCGATCCCGGATTTCGCGAGGCAGTTGCCGATTTCCTCGAGCGCGAACGCGCGGGGGTGGCAATGGACCGCAACTACCTCGAACGGCGCACCCCTTTCAGGAAGGGGTGA
- a CDS encoding PilZ domain-containing protein: MSALDTRNVSRDSLFLFAELAFDGQIDPVRVKVRNLSVGGMMAEGGVVAAWGARLTVKLRNIGDVKGTVAWVQGNRFGIAFDHEIDPQLARAPIAGSDDATPRYGRPAPGGYPATGGHGMRPL, encoded by the coding sequence ATGTCTGCGCTCGACACTCGCAATGTCAGCCGTGACAGCCTGTTCCTTTTCGCGGAACTGGCTTTCGATGGGCAAATTGATCCTGTCCGAGTCAAGGTGCGCAACCTTTCGGTGGGCGGAATGATGGCCGAAGGCGGCGTCGTCGCGGCTTGGGGCGCGCGACTCACGGTGAAGCTGCGCAATATCGGTGATGTGAAGGGCACGGTGGCCTGGGTGCAGGGCAATCGCTTCGGTATCGCCTTCGATCATGAAATCGACCCGCAACTGGCCCGCGCGCCGATTGCCGGGAGTGACGACGCCACCCCACGCTATGGGCGGCCGGCGCCGGGGGGCTATCCCGCAACCGGCGGGCACGGAATGCGTCCACTCTGA
- a CDS encoding SEL1-like repeat protein → MTFSTIQGDAGVIIQGEAAAALVAECLAAYVQGSVDALYDLGVAFSTGSHGVTADFIEAHKWFNIAASKGHEEAAWCRADVSDEMTAREIAEAQRRAREWLSEGQRKAA, encoded by the coding sequence ATGACTTTCAGCACTATCCAGGGGGACGCCGGCGTCATCATCCAGGGCGAAGCAGCCGCCGCGCTGGTCGCCGAATGCCTCGCCGCCTACGTACAGGGCAGCGTCGATGCGCTCTACGATCTCGGGGTCGCCTTCTCGACCGGCAGCCACGGGGTAACTGCCGATTTCATCGAAGCGCACAAGTGGTTCAACATCGCCGCTTCCAAGGGGCATGAAGAGGCCGCTTGGTGCCGTGCCGACGTTTCGGACGAAATGACGGCCCGGGAAATTGCCGAAGCCCAGCGCCGGGCACGCGAGTGGCTCTCCGAAGGGCAGCGCAAGGCCGCCTGA
- a CDS encoding Pycsar system effector family protein, giving the protein MSDSARAEPIVADESDTAAAPISKTYSNQAIHLMRTAQMSTLKLSQMADQKASILLGATFLVFSLSVSRALSGGMPISLMILAGFSFASSLCAVMAVLPKVGRPTGKIKNANLLFFGHFTWMDEEEWQDQLLERLETDETVFRTMAHDMYQNGQVLAGKKYRFLALAYKMFMTGLFLTLTVFAIETLLS; this is encoded by the coding sequence ATGAGCGATTCAGCACGTGCAGAGCCGATAGTGGCCGATGAATCGGACACTGCTGCTGCGCCGATATCAAAGACCTATTCGAACCAGGCGATCCACCTGATGCGCACCGCGCAGATGAGCACGCTCAAGCTGTCGCAGATGGCCGACCAGAAGGCCTCGATCCTGCTGGGCGCGACCTTCCTCGTCTTTTCGCTGTCGGTCAGCCGCGCGCTGAGCGGGGGGATGCCGATTTCGCTGATGATCCTCGCTGGGTTCTCCTTCGCCAGCTCGCTGTGCGCGGTGATGGCGGTCCTGCCCAAGGTTGGTCGACCGACAGGCAAGATCAAGAACGCCAACCTGCTGTTCTTCGGTCACTTTACCTGGATGGACGAGGAGGAATGGCAGGACCAGCTGCTCGAACGGTTGGAGACGGACGAGACCGTGTTTCGCACCATGGCGCATGACATGTACCAGAACGGCCAGGTGCTCGCGGGCAAGAAATACCGCTTCCTCGCGCTAGCCTACAAGATGTTCATGACCGGCCTGTTCCTCACCCTGACCGTCTTCGCCATCGAGACGCTCCTGAGCTAG
- a CDS encoding glycerophosphodiester phosphodiesterase family protein, giving the protein MRSLLSRLDSLLAPPPDPARVGWLREWTYAHRGLHDGVRVENSPSAFRAAVEAGLGIECDIQRSSDDAPMVFHDWDFARLLGRPDQGSQVAAQDWRQLRYSSGDAPIDLGDLLRITDGRVPLLIEIKSKRGYDVEQTCRRVVDALDGYAGLHAVMSFDPRVSRWLRKHSPATVRGLVMREDDKGHTQSELARHLALWAARPDFLAYHIAALPSPMVAAARAAGMPILTWTVNSPETRERATQYADAPIAEGAGLP; this is encoded by the coding sequence ATGCGATCGTTGCTCTCAAGGCTTGATTCTCTCCTCGCGCCGCCACCCGATCCCGCGCGGGTCGGCTGGCTGCGCGAATGGACCTATGCCCATCGCGGCTTGCATGACGGGGTGCGTGTCGAGAACTCGCCCTCGGCCTTCCGTGCAGCCGTGGAGGCGGGACTGGGTATCGAGTGCGATATCCAGCGCAGCAGTGACGATGCCCCGATGGTCTTCCATGACTGGGATTTCGCGCGCCTGCTGGGCAGGCCGGACCAGGGCAGCCAGGTCGCGGCGCAGGATTGGCGGCAGTTGCGCTATTCCAGCGGGGATGCGCCGATCGACCTGGGCGACCTGCTCAGGATCACCGACGGGCGCGTTCCGCTGCTGATCGAGATCAAGTCGAAGCGAGGCTATGACGTCGAGCAGACCTGCCGCCGGGTGGTCGACGCGCTGGATGGCTATGCCGGCCTGCATGCCGTGATGAGCTTCGACCCGCGCGTTTCGCGCTGGCTGCGGAAGCACTCGCCCGCGACGGTCCGTGGCCTTGTGATGCGCGAGGACGACAAGGGGCACACGCAAAGCGAACTCGCCCGCCATCTCGCCCTATGGGCGGCGCGGCCCGATTTCCTTGCCTATCACATTGCCGCCTTGCCCAGCCCGATGGTCGCGGCTGCGCGGGCGGCGGGGATGCCGATCCTGACCTGGACCGTGAACTCTCCCGAAACGCGCGAGCGGGCCACGCAATACGCTGATGCCCCCATTGCCGAAGGAGCGGGCCTGCCATGA
- a CDS encoding DUF3572 family protein: MLALEALGWALADPARAERLLSLTGLTPDRLRHGIEDRAVQAAVLEFLANHEPDLVLAADALDTTPTALIAASRELAR; this comes from the coding sequence GTGCTGGCGCTCGAAGCGCTCGGCTGGGCGCTCGCCGACCCGGCACGGGCGGAACGCCTGCTCTCGCTCACCGGGCTGACCCCGGACCGGCTACGCCACGGGATCGAGGATCGCGCCGTGCAGGCGGCGGTGCTCGAATTCCTCGCGAATCACGAGCCCGACCTGGTGCTCGCCGCCGATGCGCTCGACACGACGCCCACGGCACTGATCGCCGCCAGCAGGGAGCTTGCCCGATGA
- a CDS encoding DUF4112 domain-containing protein: MVEPTSRARPIGVELPIGTDAVSVRKRIEAMEQLLERSFVLPGTNYAIGLDSIVGLIPVVGDFITAAMGAYIVWEARNLGLPKWKLWRMAGNIAFDTALGAVPLVGDAFDLAFRSNSRNLKIVRKHLDKHHPHTRVIEG; the protein is encoded by the coding sequence ATGGTCGAACCGACTTCCCGTGCCCGCCCCATAGGCGTCGAATTGCCGATCGGGACCGATGCGGTCTCGGTGCGCAAACGCATCGAAGCGATGGAGCAACTGCTCGAGCGGAGCTTCGTCCTTCCGGGTACCAACTATGCGATCGGACTCGACTCGATCGTCGGGCTGATTCCGGTGGTGGGCGATTTCATCACCGCGGCGATGGGCGCCTATATCGTATGGGAGGCCCGCAATCTCGGCCTGCCCAAATGGAAGCTGTGGCGCATGGCGGGCAATATCGCCTTCGACACCGCACTCGGTGCGGTGCCGCTGGTGGGCGATGCCTTCGACCTCGCCTTCCGCTCGAACAGCCGCAACCTCAAGATCGTGCGGAAACACCTCGACAAGCACCATCCGCACACCCGCGTGATCGAGGGGTAG
- the kynU gene encoding kynureninase — MLERARTLDAGDPLARYRERFDLPEGVVYLDGNSLGALPSATPQRLAEVMRGEWGEGLIRSWNSADWIDLPHRVGAKIAPLIGASAGEVIACDSTSVNLFKLIAAALALQKQRGHPGRKTILSEPGNFPTDLYMIEGLERQGLALRRLAARDTMADAIDDDVALLMLTHVHYKTGAIFDMAALTAAAHAKGALVLWDLSHSGGALPVHLNSCNADFAVGCGYKYLNGGPGAPAYLFVADRLQQAVDQPLTGWMGHAAPFAFSDDYTAAPGIGRMLCGTPPILGLSALEVGVDLIAEIGVGRLYAKSQQLSEFFRQCLSELGIELELVSPTKPAHRGSQLSFRHPEGYAICQALIARGVIGDFRDPDILRFGFAPAYLRFEDMAEAARHLSEVLASDEWQREEFRDRAAVT, encoded by the coding sequence ATGCTTGAGCGCGCCCGCACGCTCGACGCGGGTGACCCGCTGGCGCGCTATCGCGAACGCTTCGACCTGCCCGAGGGCGTCGTCTATCTCGACGGCAACTCCCTCGGTGCGCTGCCCAGTGCGACCCCGCAGCGTCTGGCCGAGGTCATGCGTGGCGAGTGGGGTGAAGGGCTGATCCGCAGCTGGAATTCCGCCGACTGGATCGACCTGCCGCATCGCGTCGGCGCCAAGATCGCGCCGCTGATCGGGGCTTCTGCAGGCGAAGTGATCGCCTGCGATTCTACGAGCGTGAACTTGTTCAAGCTGATCGCGGCGGCGCTGGCCCTGCAAAAGCAAAGGGGGCACCCCGGGCGCAAGACCATCCTCAGCGAACCGGGCAATTTCCCGACCGATCTCTACATGATCGAAGGGCTCGAAAGGCAGGGTCTGGCGCTGCGCCGGTTGGCCGCGCGCGACACCATGGCGGACGCGATAGACGATGATGTCGCGCTGCTCATGCTGACACATGTGCACTACAAGACCGGCGCAATCTTCGACATGGCCGCGCTGACCGCCGCGGCCCATGCCAAGGGCGCGCTGGTGCTGTGGGACCTGTCGCATTCGGGCGGTGCGCTGCCCGTCCACCTCAATAGCTGCAATGCCGATTTCGCGGTTGGCTGCGGCTACAAATACCTCAATGGCGGACCGGGCGCCCCGGCCTACCTGTTCGTGGCGGACCGCCTGCAGCAGGCCGTGGATCAGCCGTTGACCGGCTGGATGGGTCATGCGGCGCCCTTTGCCTTCAGCGACGATTACACGGCAGCTCCCGGAATCGGGCGGATGCTCTGCGGCACCCCGCCGATCCTCGGCCTGTCCGCGCTCGAGGTGGGTGTCGATCTCATCGCCGAGATCGGGGTGGGGCGGCTCTATGCGAAATCGCAGCAGCTTTCGGAATTCTTCCGCCAATGCCTGTCCGAACTGGGGATCGAGCTCGAGCTCGTGAGTCCAACCAAACCGGCGCACCGTGGCAGCCAGCTCTCCTTCCGTCATCCCGAGGGCTATGCCATTTGCCAAGCGCTGATCGCGCGCGGCGTGATCGGCGACTTCCGCGATCCCGACATCCTGCGCTTCGGCTTTGCCCCTGCCTACCTGCGCTTCGAGGATATGGCAGAGGCCGCGCGGCACCTGTCCGAAGTGCTGGCCAGCGACGAATGGCAACGCGAGGAATTCCGCGATCGCGCGGCGGTAACCTGA
- a CDS encoding ABC transporter substrate-binding protein — MRIVAAILLALATAACGGSVDDGIVDVAFIAAPDELQTDGLRLDFAGEHLRAATAQGLVALDASGAVVPAVAERWIVTDDGSSYIFRIHEYDMENGTRLTAQAVRDNLRRTLRRLEGTSLGLDLAKVREVRAMTGRVIEIRLTSPMPDLLQLLAQPELGLIIDKRWLGPMRLVAEDDVVVLDAQPPEARGLPSQPGWEDAVSRVRVYAESAKDATEGFGDGRFDLVLGGTIATLPLADTGPLTRGTIRLDAALGLFGLDVQKPTGFLGTSENREALAMAIDRANLLQAFNIGGWIPTTRVVAPGLPGDGGTVSERWTDLDLGERKALAQSRVAQWRAGLGPPRVSIGLPEGPGSDRLFTALARDFAAIGVSASRASDPAKADLVLRDRVARFGAASWFLNQFNCRVSKVVCAEGTDYLVGLANEAKDPAEEASYLAEAEQALTATNLYIPLGAPIRWSLVRGDIGEFLENRWNIHPLFPLSRAPI; from the coding sequence ATGCGTATCGTCGCCGCCATTCTGCTCGCGCTTGCAACCGCTGCCTGCGGCGGCAGTGTTGATGACGGCATCGTCGATGTGGCCTTCATTGCCGCGCCTGACGAACTCCAGACCGATGGTCTTCGCCTTGATTTTGCGGGCGAGCATCTGCGCGCCGCCACCGCCCAGGGGCTGGTGGCGCTCGATGCGTCGGGCGCGGTGGTTCCGGCGGTTGCCGAACGGTGGATCGTTACCGACGACGGGTCGAGCTACATCTTCCGTATCCACGAATACGACATGGAGAACGGTACCCGCCTGACCGCCCAGGCGGTTCGCGACAACCTGAGGCGCACGTTGCGGCGGCTGGAAGGGACCTCGCTCGGCCTCGATCTCGCCAAGGTGCGCGAAGTTCGCGCAATGACCGGCCGGGTGATCGAGATTCGCCTGACGAGCCCGATGCCAGACCTGCTCCAGCTGCTGGCGCAACCCGAGCTGGGCCTGATCATCGACAAGCGGTGGCTAGGTCCCATGCGGCTGGTCGCCGAGGATGACGTGGTGGTGCTCGATGCCCAGCCCCCCGAAGCGCGTGGTTTGCCCAGCCAGCCGGGATGGGAAGATGCCGTTAGCCGCGTGCGTGTCTATGCCGAGAGCGCCAAGGACGCGACCGAAGGCTTCGGAGACGGGCGCTTCGACCTGGTGTTGGGAGGCACCATCGCGACACTGCCGCTGGCCGATACCGGGCCCCTGACGCGCGGGACGATCCGGCTCGATGCGGCGCTCGGCCTGTTCGGGCTCGACGTCCAGAAACCGACCGGTTTTCTCGGCACGTCGGAGAACCGCGAAGCGCTGGCGATGGCGATCGATCGGGCAAATCTGCTGCAGGCCTTCAATATCGGCGGCTGGATTCCGACGACGCGGGTGGTTGCGCCAGGACTGCCGGGTGACGGCGGCACGGTTTCCGAGCGCTGGACCGATCTCGACCTTGGCGAGCGTAAGGCCCTCGCACAGTCGCGGGTTGCGCAATGGCGCGCGGGTCTCGGTCCGCCACGGGTATCGATCGGCTTGCCCGAAGGTCCTGGATCCGATCGTCTGTTCACCGCCCTCGCGCGCGACTTTGCCGCCATCGGCGTTTCGGCATCGCGCGCGTCCGACCCCGCCAAGGCCGACCTCGTCCTGCGGGACAGGGTGGCGCGTTTCGGGGCAGCAAGCTGGTTCCTCAACCAGTTCAATTGCCGTGTGTCGAAAGTGGTCTGTGCAGAGGGCACGGACTATCTCGTCGGCCTGGCGAACGAAGCGAAGGACCCGGCGGAAGAAGCTTCCTACCTAGCCGAGGCCGAGCAGGCGCTGACCGCGACCAATCTCTATATCCCGCTCGGCGCGCCGATCCGCTGGTCGCTAGTACGCGGCGATATCGGCGAGTTCCTCGAAAACCGCTGGAACATTCATCCCTTGTTCCCGCTGTCGCGCGCTCCCATTTAA